In Juglans regia cultivar Chandler chromosome 13, Walnut 2.0, whole genome shotgun sequence, the following proteins share a genomic window:
- the LOC109005877 gene encoding histone H2A.v2-like, producing MPSSSTNSAKTASHSFANAAKASIMSGISTQYSISLQSSLISVETPWIIDTDSPPAHVIQLAINASSLSQSPKSTNSDLSIAPAATPSPTSTPGLRSPSSSSESTPITEELAPSHSPIRKLTRT from the exons ATGCCTTCATCCTCTACCAACTCAGCCAAGACAGCTTCTCATTCTTTTGCTAATGCAGCAAAGGCATCAATAATGTCTGGTATTTCCACACAGTATTCTATTTCTCTTCAAAGCTCCTTAATATCTGTAGAAACTCCTTGGATAATTGACACAG ATTCACCACCTGCTCATGTTATTCAACTTGCCATTAATGCCTCATCTCTTTCTCAGTCTCCTAAGTCTACTAATTCTGACTTATCCATTGCTCCTGCTGCTACTCCAAGTCCTACTTCTACTCCTGGGTTGCGTTCAccctcttcctcttctgaaTCTACACCTATCACAGAAGAACTTGCTCCATCTCATTCTCCCATTCGCAAGTTAACAAGAACTTGA